In Hyphomicrobiaceae bacterium, the following are encoded in one genomic region:
- the purD gene encoding phosphoribosylamine--glycine ligase: MNVLLIGSGGREHALAWAMTASPLLEKLYCAPGNAGIAEHAECVTLDVEDHDAVVAFCRANAVDFVVIGPEAPLVSGLGDALEKAGIAYFGPNAAAARLEGSKGFTKDLCAQFNIPTAAYGRFADAASALAYLEGKPLPIVIKADGLAAGKGVIIAASMAEARDAIEACFGGAFGAAGAEVVIEEFLEGEEASFFALCDGTHALALASAQDHKRVGNGDTGLNTGGMGAYSPAPVMTAEVAKRTMDEIILPTVAAMRSRGTPFRGVLFAGLMITKDGPKLIEYNVRFGDPETQVLMMRLRSDILAALRATADGTLSKVDPKWSDDVALTVVMAANGYPGTPKKGTEIKGLAEAARVDGVQIFHAGTKSDGGRILANGGRVLNVTARGSSVADAQAHAYAAINKIDWPGGFCRNDIGWRAIAREKQRR, translated from the coding sequence GCATGCCCTGGCCTGGGCCATGACCGCCAGCCCCCTCCTTGAAAAGCTGTATTGCGCACCAGGAAATGCCGGTATTGCCGAGCACGCCGAATGCGTGACGCTCGACGTGGAAGACCACGATGCGGTGGTTGCATTCTGCCGCGCGAATGCTGTGGATTTCGTCGTAATCGGTCCTGAGGCCCCACTGGTCTCAGGATTGGGCGACGCGCTCGAAAAGGCAGGCATCGCTTATTTCGGTCCAAACGCGGCGGCCGCGCGACTTGAGGGATCCAAGGGCTTCACCAAAGATCTGTGCGCGCAGTTCAATATTCCGACCGCCGCCTATGGGCGATTTGCGGATGCCGCCTCAGCACTCGCCTACCTTGAGGGAAAACCTCTTCCCATCGTCATCAAAGCCGACGGGCTCGCGGCAGGCAAAGGCGTCATCATCGCGGCCTCGATGGCAGAAGCGCGCGACGCCATCGAGGCGTGCTTCGGCGGGGCCTTTGGCGCCGCGGGCGCTGAGGTCGTGATCGAAGAATTCCTCGAAGGAGAGGAGGCGAGCTTCTTTGCCCTATGCGATGGCACGCATGCCCTGGCGCTCGCATCCGCTCAAGATCATAAGCGCGTCGGCAATGGTGACACCGGCCTCAACACCGGAGGAATGGGCGCATATTCACCTGCCCCCGTGATGACGGCAGAAGTCGCCAAGCGCACGATGGACGAAATCATCCTGCCGACGGTTGCAGCCATGCGCTCGCGCGGCACGCCGTTCCGCGGCGTTCTGTTCGCCGGGCTCATGATCACGAAGGACGGTCCCAAGCTCATAGAATACAACGTACGCTTTGGAGATCCGGAAACCCAGGTTCTGATGATGCGCCTGCGCTCCGACATTCTGGCAGCCCTGCGCGCAACGGCCGATGGCACGCTGTCCAAAGTCGACCCGAAATGGAGCGACGACGTGGCTCTAACTGTGGTGATGGCCGCAAACGGCTATCCGGGCACCCCGAAGAAAGGCACCGAAATCAAGGGTCTTGCCGAGGCAGCCCGCGTCGATGGCGTCCAGATATTCCACGCCGGTACGAAATCTGACGGCGGGCGCATTCTGGCCAATGGCGGACGTGTCTTGAATGTCACCGCGCGCGGATCGAGCGTGGCCGATGCGCAGGCCCATGCCTACGCGGCTATCAACAAAATCGACTGGCCCGGCGGTTTCTGCCGCAACGACATTGGCTGGCGGGCCATCGCACGGGAAAAGCAGCGGCGTTAA